In a genomic window of Pseudodesulfovibrio sp. JC047:
- a CDS encoding BCCT family transporter, with product MAKKVSETSGEVIDRSIDYWVSVPAILIVLGFALAIFMDPEGMNVFMTDSFHFMNQNFGWMLLVFEFACVLLCLYFIFGKYANKRFGNEKPDSSTFSFYAMLFAYSSSASIVYWVFIEFYYYIAGPPFGIEAFSQEAIQWGVAYPIFHWGVLGFAPYAIMGIAFAFLLFVRNEDTSRVSAACSSLIGEKHANGPVGKVIDCIFLVGIIFSNAGYSLAVSVPIISTFFSKIFGVEHTLALDTGILLVVVACMTVAMYTGLKKGMTFISNARLYMFFGIALFIFLVGDTGQYCNNIVSSTALWMQNFVVMSLNTSAWSQSWTIFYAMFFIASVLGAAQFYSKLCKGRTVRECVLGIVIASAIGCAIFFWSMGNYALETYLGDPAQYKAMIDQDPYMAITYVISKLPFSNVIMVLLLIYAFISGWTFIQSAVYGNALVSQPNLPADEDPSKFTRLFWCVVTCVLSIAFLYIGGLQTVKNAMVWAGYPTFVISLLILFAFLKDIKNWDKHLS from the coding sequence ATGGCTAAAAAAGTCTCAGAAACTTCAGGAGAAGTGATCGATCGCAGTATCGATTACTGGGTGAGTGTCCCTGCAATTCTTATAGTATTAGGTTTTGCACTGGCAATTTTCATGGACCCTGAAGGCATGAATGTCTTCATGACGGATTCTTTTCATTTCATGAACCAGAATTTCGGTTGGATGTTGCTGGTTTTTGAATTTGCTTGTGTTCTGTTGTGTCTGTATTTTATTTTTGGAAAATATGCGAACAAGCGTTTCGGCAACGAAAAGCCTGACTCCAGCACTTTTTCATTTTATGCGATGCTGTTTGCCTACAGTTCTTCCGCAAGTATCGTGTACTGGGTCTTCATTGAATTCTATTACTACATTGCTGGTCCGCCGTTTGGCATTGAGGCTTTTTCCCAAGAAGCCATTCAGTGGGGCGTTGCCTATCCGATCTTCCACTGGGGAGTTCTCGGATTTGCTCCATACGCCATTATGGGTATTGCTTTCGCCTTTTTGCTCTTTGTCAGAAACGAAGACACCTCCCGAGTCAGTGCCGCCTGTTCGAGCCTGATCGGTGAAAAACACGCAAACGGTCCTGTGGGCAAAGTCATTGACTGCATTTTCCTCGTTGGAATCATTTTCTCCAACGCCGGATATTCCTTGGCCGTCAGTGTTCCCATCATCAGTACCTTCTTCAGTAAAATCTTTGGTGTCGAGCATACGTTGGCTCTTGATACCGGCATCCTTCTCGTGGTTGTGGCGTGCATGACCGTGGCCATGTACACCGGCCTGAAAAAAGGCATGACCTTCATCAGTAACGCCAGACTGTACATGTTCTTCGGCATTGCGTTGTTCATCTTCCTGGTTGGCGATACCGGCCAGTACTGCAACAACATTGTTTCCTCCACGGCCTTGTGGATGCAGAACTTCGTGGTCATGAGCTTGAACACGAGCGCCTGGTCACAGTCCTGGACAATCTTCTACGCCATGTTCTTCATCGCGTCCGTGCTGGGAGCTGCGCAGTTCTACAGCAAGCTCTGCAAGGGCCGGACAGTCCGTGAATGCGTCCTGGGTATCGTTATTGCGAGTGCCATAGGTTGCGCAATCTTCTTCTGGTCAATGGGTAACTATGCCTTGGAAACCTATCTTGGTGATCCGGCCCAATATAAGGCCATGATCGATCAGGATCCTTACATGGCTATCACCTACGTGATTTCCAAGTTGCCTTTCTCTAACGTGATTATGGTCCTTCTGTTGATCTATGCCTTTATCTCCGGATGGACCTTTATCCAAAGCGCTGTGTACGGTAATGCACTGGTTTCTCAGCCGAACCTTCCCGCGGACGAGGACCCATCAAAATTCACCCGTTTGTTCTGGTGTGTCGTTACCTGCGTTTTGTCCATAGCATTCCTGTACATTGGCGGCTTGCAGACAGTTAAAAATGCAATGGTGTGGGCAGGATACCCAACCTTTGTGATTTCACTGCTCATCTTGTTCGCCTTTCTCAAGGATATCAAGAATTGGGATAAGCATTTGTCTTAA
- a CDS encoding MBL fold metallo-hydrolase: MHIRSFQVSAYETNCYLVSKGTEAIVIDPGDDCPALVETIAKEQLHVTHIIITHTHLDHFYGAMRLSQSTGAKIYIHPDDEVLIDQEISTWKECMYSESCGPIDHEPLPCGTYHFLEEKCEVMLTPGHTPGSVTLYFPELSLVFVGDVIFQRSVGRHDLPGGDYQTLMASIHNVILPLPDSTTLYTGHGPTTTVGSEKQFNPFIR; encoded by the coding sequence ATGCATATTCGATCATTTCAAGTCAGTGCCTACGAGACGAATTGTTACCTTGTGTCCAAAGGGACTGAGGCCATTGTCATAGATCCTGGTGACGACTGCCCGGCGTTGGTTGAGACCATTGCCAAAGAACAGTTGCACGTCACCCATATTATTATCACCCATACGCACCTCGATCATTTTTACGGTGCAATGCGACTTTCACAGAGTACGGGTGCCAAAATTTACATTCATCCCGACGATGAAGTGCTTATCGATCAGGAGATCAGTACATGGAAAGAGTGCATGTACTCGGAGTCCTGCGGTCCGATCGACCATGAGCCTCTGCCGTGTGGAACGTACCATTTCCTGGAAGAAAAATGTGAAGTCATGCTGACGCCTGGGCATACTCCCGGAAGCGTGACCTTGTATTTCCCGGAGTTGTCGCTCGTTTTTGTCGGGGATGTCATTTTTCAACGGTCAGTCGGCAGGCACGATTTGCCTGGTGGGGACTATCAGACCCTCATGGCCTCGATTCACAATGTTATTTTGCCATTGCCGGATTCGACAACGCTGTATACCGGCCATGGCCCGACGACGACTGTGGGGAGCGAAAAGCAGTTTAATCCATTTATTCGATAG
- a CDS encoding MaoC family dehydratase, whose product MSEELGKTIEEFKVNDSASITKDITAEKLAAFADVIDDHDPIHTDPEYAKTTIYGKCIAHGVYLDCMISGMLSELVSGGIDAKLSIKYTAPVFAGDTITATGTVKEIKTDRNRLFIDTKCVNQNGETVAVGDAVCLARTDD is encoded by the coding sequence ATGTCAGAAGAACTGGGAAAAACCATTGAAGAATTCAAGGTCAATGACAGTGCAAGCATCACAAAGGACATCACCGCCGAGAAGTTGGCCGCTTTTGCCGATGTCATTGATGACCATGACCCGATTCATACTGATCCCGAATACGCCAAAACCACCATTTACGGCAAATGCATTGCCCACGGTGTGTACCTCGATTGCATGATTTCCGGAATGTTGTCCGAGCTTGTCAGTGGTGGGATTGATGCGAAATTGAGCATAAAATACACCGCCCCGGTTTTTGCTGGCGATACAATTACAGCAACAGGGACAGTCAAGGAAATCAAGACAGACAGAAATAGGCTTTTTATTGATACAAAATGCGTCAATCAGAATGGCGAAACTGTTGCTGTCGGCGATGCTGTTTGCCTGGCTCGGACAGACGACTAA